In the Clostridia bacterium genome, one interval contains:
- a CDS encoding YggS family pyridoxal phosphate-dependent enzyme, producing the protein MGISDNIAAVKANIRESAAKAGRAPEDITLAAVTKFQTAERVNEAIAAGVRVIAENRAQELAEKYPLIDKPEGLRIHFIGHLQKNKIKYIIDKVDMVQSVDSVELAQALSAACEKHGRELDVLIQVNIGNEPQKSGFSVRETLSAAAEIASIPRLRVRGLMAILPIGVEKAEAMKLFSEMCKLFLDIRGKISDNKYISILSMGMTDDYEWAVEGGSTLVRVGRAIFGERNQI; encoded by the coding sequence ATGGGAATATCAGATAATATTGCCGCGGTAAAGGCGAATATACGCGAATCCGCGGCGAAAGCCGGCAGAGCGCCGGAAGATATAACGCTCGCCGCGGTAACCAAGTTTCAGACCGCGGAGCGCGTCAACGAAGCGATCGCTGCGGGCGTCCGCGTCATCGCGGAGAACAGGGCGCAGGAGCTCGCGGAAAAGTATCCGCTGATCGATAAGCCGGAAGGGCTGCGGATACACTTCATCGGGCATCTGCAGAAGAACAAGATCAAGTATATCATCGACAAGGTCGATATGGTGCAGAGCGTCGACTCGGTCGAGCTTGCGCAGGCGCTTTCGGCGGCGTGCGAAAAGCACGGCAGGGAGCTCGACGTGCTCATTCAGGTGAATATCGGGAACGAGCCGCAGAAATCCGGTTTTTCCGTGCGGGAAACGCTCTCCGCGGCGGCCGAAATCGCTTCGATACCGCGCCTTCGCGTGCGCGGATTGATGGCGATCCTGCCGATAGGCGTCGAAAAAGCCGAAGCCATGAAACTTTTTTCCGAAATGTGTAAACTGTTTCTTGACATACGGGGCAAAATAAGCGATAATAAATATATAAGTATACTGTCGATGGGTATGACAGACGACTACGAATGGGCAGTCGAAGGCGGCTCCACTCTCGTGAGGGTCGGCAGAGCAATATTCGGAGAAAGAAATCAAATATAA
- a CDS encoding DivIVA domain-containing protein, with product MIYPKDIKAKQFSKGFSGYKMEEVDVFLDEVAADYEKMLTDNAELIKKIEVVVAKLEEYRSNEESLSNALLNAQKINEQVIREGKNKADLIIREATFKAERLVKNAQKDVEQEQETLNVLRKEVSDFRARLFAIYRSHLDIIDSLPYIEEEKPEEPAPETPAEQPEAAEPAPAVPEAPAAPEAAAPEVPEVPAPAAPEDDVSVFKPEEIAESAPEAPAEPEAPAPEAPAADEAEPEDTDDGQLLFGSAAEKFKDIDIKFGSDYDFNKE from the coding sequence ATGATTTATCCGAAAGACATTAAAGCCAAGCAGTTTTCAAAGGGCTTCAGCGGCTATAAAATGGAAGAGGTCGACGTATTCCTCGACGAAGTCGCCGCGGACTACGAAAAGATGCTCACCGATAACGCCGAGCTTATAAAGAAGATCGAAGTCGTCGTTGCCAAGCTGGAGGAATACCGCAGCAACGAGGAATCGCTTTCCAACGCGCTGCTCAACGCGCAGAAGATAAACGAGCAGGTCATAAGAGAAGGCAAGAACAAGGCGGATCTCATTATCAGAGAAGCGACCTTCAAGGCGGAACGTCTCGTTAAGAACGCGCAGAAGGACGTCGAGCAGGAGCAGGAGACGCTGAACGTGCTGCGCAAGGAGGTTTCCGACTTCCGCGCACGCCTCTTCGCGATCTACCGCAGCCACCTGGATATTATCGATTCGCTGCCCTACATCGAGGAAGAGAAGCCGGAAGAGCCCGCGCCCGAGACGCCCGCGGAACAACCCGAAGCGGCCGAACCCGCGCCCGCCGTGCCTGAAGCGCCCGCCGCGCCCGAAGCGGCTGCGCCGGAGGTTCCCGAGGTGCCCGCGCCCGCCGCGCCGGAAGATGACGTCAGCGTTTTCAAGCCGGAAGAGATAGCCGAGTCCGCGCCCGAGGCGCCCGCAGAGCCGGAAGCTCCAGCGCCGGAAGCTCCCGCCGCCGATGAGGCGGAGCCGGAAGACACAGACGACGGACAGCTCCTTTTCGGCAGCGCCGCGGAGAAATTCAAGGATATCGACATCAAGTTCGGCTCCGATTACGATTTCAACAAGGAATAA
- the miaA gene encoding tRNA (adenosine(37)-N6)-dimethylallyltransferase MiaA yields the protein MTKKPKLLVICGPTAAGKTAVAVETAKLLDGVIISADSMQIYKELSIGTAKPTPEELDGVDCRLIDFIEPDGEYNVFRFKSDAEREIDDVVSSGRTPILCGGTGLYIDVLASNTALSDGSSDEAVRAELKKQAEEVGSAELHRQLSEVDKPSAERIHPNDTKRVIRALEIYRVTGKPQSVWDAGSVREERYSICRILINCSDRAKLYERIDRRVDAMISAGLLDEAKRVFEKYDPEKISAIGYPELFAYFRGESTLDEAVAKIKQYSRNYAKRQLTWFRRGEYEGEFFTDERGAEEIAADIARIFAGFGRDK from the coding sequence ATGACGAAGAAACCGAAACTGCTCGTTATATGCGGTCCCACCGCGGCAGGCAAGACCGCCGTGGCGGTCGAAACCGCGAAACTGCTGGACGGCGTTATCATCTCGGCCGATTCAATGCAGATATACAAAGAGCTTTCGATAGGCACCGCGAAGCCGACTCCCGAGGAGCTGGACGGCGTTGACTGCCGTCTGATCGACTTTATCGAGCCGGACGGCGAGTATAACGTCTTCCGTTTCAAGAGCGACGCCGAGCGCGAGATCGACGACGTCGTTTCTTCCGGCAGGACGCCGATACTCTGCGGAGGCACCGGGCTTTATATCGACGTGCTCGCGTCAAACACCGCGCTGTCGGACGGGAGCAGCGACGAAGCCGTCCGCGCGGAGCTGAAAAAGCAGGCGGAAGAGGTAGGAAGCGCCGAGCTGCATCGTCAACTTTCAGAGGTTGACAAGCCGTCCGCCGAGCGCATTCATCCCAATGATACGAAGCGCGTTATCCGCGCGCTCGAGATATACCGCGTGACAGGGAAACCGCAGAGCGTCTGGGATGCCGGATCCGTGCGCGAAGAGCGTTATTCGATCTGCAGAATACTGATAAATTGCAGTGATAGGGCGAAGCTTTACGAGCGTATAGACCGCCGCGTCGACGCGATGATCTCCGCCGGCCTGCTCGACGAGGCAAAACGCGTTTTTGAAAAATACGATCCCGAAAAGATCTCCGCTATCGGTTACCCCGAGCTTTTCGCGTATTTCCGCGGGGAGAGCACACTTGACGAAGCCGTTGCGAAGATAAAACAATACAGCAGGAATTACGCGAAGCGTCAGCTTACGTGGTTCCGCAGAGGAGAATACGAAGGCGAGTTCTTTACCGACGAGCGCGGCGCAGAGGAGATCGCCGCGGATATCGCCCGGATTTTTGCCGGTTTCGGCAGAGATAAATAA
- a CDS encoding cell division protein SepF encodes MGIGDKIKNLFTYNDEDDEIETVAPVRDEEPAIRPLTEVPKGNKVVNIHATTQLQVVLVKPEVFEDASAIADHLNEKRTVVLNLENTGKEISRRLIDFLSGVAYANGGKIQRVAHSTYLITPYNVGIMGDLLDELENNGLF; translated from the coding sequence ATGGGAATCGGAGACAAAATCAAGAATCTTTTTACCTACAATGATGAGGACGACGAAATAGAAACCGTCGCGCCCGTCAGGGATGAAGAACCGGCTATCAGGCCGCTGACCGAGGTCCCGAAGGGAAACAAGGTCGTCAACATCCACGCCACCACTCAGCTGCAGGTCGTTCTCGTCAAGCCGGAGGTGTTTGAGGACGCCAGCGCAATTGCCGACCACCTCAACGAGAAGCGCACCGTCGTGCTCAATCTCGAGAACACCGGCAAGGAGATCTCCCGCAGACTGATAGACTTTCTCAGCGGCGTAGCGTACGCCAACGGAGGCAAAATCCAGCGCGTAGCGCACAGCACTTACCTGATCACCCCGTACAACGTCGGCATAATGGGCGATCTGCTTGACGAGCTGGAAAACAACGGATTGTTCTGA
- the mutL gene encoding DNA mismatch repair endonuclease MutL, producing the protein MIKVLPKNVSELIAAGEVVDRPVSVVKELVENSIDAGATDITVEIKDGGITYIRVSDNGCGIPHDEVPTAFLRHATSKLQNADQLNNIVTMGFRGEALAAICAVSRTDMITKCASDEVGTAVRYVAGDLDSCEEAGCPTGTTVVVRDLFFSTPARMKFLKKDASEAAAVASFMDRIALANTGIAFKFIKNGTEEMRTPGDGRLDAAINAVFGRKFAETLAPVDGNSWGIGVGGFVSQPAFPRANRSMQIFFVNGRLVRSKTFTAALDASYANLVPSGKFAACVLNLTINPALVDINVHPAKLEVRFTDDHAVFDAIYHAVKSALQGRKDEIGVAPSKVVEIGELKSDMVSVAPVKSIFAAPVTRAAVEQTRIPETEARISVPRVANFPAEKPEERAAYAPAASPDAKPAPAPRPESAPAHAPAKTDLPFFESSEQKEEKTPDVRQESTKHDAARGYNFVGEVYRTYLIFESESGVLFVDKHAAHERIIFNRLKKSFNPDSDAQLLLSPVTVSLDKTDARTILDNAETLAQLGFDVEDFGAGQVTVRSVPIKLNDDDVSSLLQLMADKLPKGGKRSISEAFYDDILHSVACKAAVKAGRRSSEEDAEDILRMLEEDPDARFCPHGRPVCFEIKRGDLDKQFLRA; encoded by the coding sequence ATGATAAAGGTACTTCCGAAAAACGTATCCGAGCTTATCGCCGCCGGAGAGGTCGTCGACAGACCCGTTTCCGTCGTCAAGGAGCTTGTCGAAAACAGCATAGACGCCGGCGCTACGGATATTACCGTCGAGATAAAAGACGGAGGCATAACCTATATCCGCGTCAGCGACAACGGCTGCGGCATCCCGCACGACGAAGTGCCGACCGCGTTCCTGCGCCACGCCACGAGCAAGCTGCAGAACGCAGATCAGCTGAATAACATCGTGACGATGGGCTTCCGCGGCGAAGCGCTCGCCGCCATCTGCGCGGTATCGCGCACCGATATGATAACGAAATGCGCTTCGGACGAGGTCGGGACAGCCGTGCGCTACGTTGCCGGCGACCTCGATTCATGCGAGGAGGCGGGCTGTCCGACGGGCACTACCGTCGTAGTGCGCGATCTGTTTTTCTCTACCCCCGCGCGCATGAAGTTCCTGAAAAAAGACGCTTCGGAAGCGGCGGCGGTCGCTTCGTTTATGGATAGGATCGCACTCGCGAACACGGGTATTGCCTTCAAATTCATCAAAAACGGCACCGAGGAAATGCGCACTCCCGGTGACGGACGCCTCGACGCCGCGATCAACGCCGTATTCGGCAGGAAGTTCGCGGAAACGCTCGCTCCCGTCGACGGCAACAGCTGGGGAATAGGCGTCGGCGGCTTTGTGTCGCAGCCGGCGTTCCCGCGCGCTAACCGCAGTATGCAGATATTCTTCGTCAACGGCCGCCTCGTCAGGTCAAAGACCTTCACGGCCGCCCTTGACGCCTCTTATGCGAACCTCGTCCCTTCCGGCAAGTTCGCCGCCTGTGTGCTTAATCTGACAATCAATCCCGCGCTTGTCGATATCAACGTGCATCCGGCGAAGCTCGAGGTGCGTTTTACCGACGACCACGCGGTATTCGATGCTATCTATCATGCTGTCAAGAGCGCGCTGCAGGGAAGGAAAGACGAAATCGGAGTTGCACCGTCGAAGGTAGTTGAGATAGGGGAACTTAAAAGCGATATGGTAAGCGTCGCGCCGGTGAAGAGCATTTTTGCCGCGCCCGTAACCCGTGCCGCAGTTGAGCAGACAAGGATACCGGAGACTGAAGCGCGCATAAGTGTGCCGAGGGTCGCGAACTTCCCGGCGGAGAAGCCGGAGGAACGCGCCGCTTACGCCCCGGCCGCATCGCCGGACGCGAAGCCCGCGCCCGCGCCCCGGCCGGAGTCGGCGCCCGCCCACGCACCCGCGAAAACGGACTTGCCGTTTTTCGAGTCATCCGAGCAGAAAGAAGAAAAAACTCCCGATGTTCGACAGGAATCGACAAAACACGATGCGGCACGCGGGTATAATTTCGTAGGAGAGGTTTACAGGACATATCTCATATTCGAGAGTGAGTCCGGTGTGCTCTTCGTGGACAAGCACGCCGCGCACGAGCGCATTATATTCAACCGGCTCAAAAAGAGCTTCAACCCCGATTCCGACGCGCAGCTTCTGCTGTCGCCTGTTACCGTTTCGCTCGACAAGACCGACGCGCGCACGATACTCGACAACGCCGAAACGCTCGCGCAGCTCGGCTTCGACGTCGAGGATTTCGGCGCGGGGCAGGTGACTGTCAGAAGCGTTCCTATCAAACTGAACGACGATGACGTCTCCTCTCTGCTTCAGCTCATGGCGGACAAGCTCCCCAAGGGCGGCAAGCGCAGCATAAGCGAGGCGTTCTACGACGATATCCTCCACTCCGTCGCATGCAAAGCGGCCGTGAAAGCCGGCAGGCGCAGCAGCGAGGAGGACGCGGAGGATATCCTCCGCATGCTCGAAGAAGACCCCGACGCACGCTTCTGTCCGCACGGGCGTCCCGTCTGCTTTGAGATAAAGCGCGGAGATCTTGACAAGCAATTCCTGCGCGCGTGA
- the mutS gene encoding DNA mismatch repair protein MutS — protein MARSPMILQYLAVKEKHPDHILFFRLGDFYEMFFDDAKLASGVLDLVLTGRDCGDGERAPMCGVPYHACDAYIAKLIAKGYKVAICEQMEDPATAKGIVRREVIRIVTPGTVMSPDSLEEGKNNYIASVHSSEDGLGMCFADITTGTLCCLTDGSEKRVEKIINELGRFSPSEVILSAATKPIKEVTDFLDRRTGTVITYGTGDANIDSCIRIVEDHFHKNVLALGISAMPAVIIALGSLLDYLYETQMTAIANITDITFVSEDQYMLLDVSTRRNLELCETMRTGEKKGSLLHVLDRTKTPMGKRMLRGSLEKPLMKPEYIRMRLNAVEALLADSINLSSLRETMSGVRDIERLAARIAYRTAGAKELRALCLSLMPLPEIKATLGGFGDPMLQSLCECVDPLDDVCSDIDRTITDDPPVSVREGGFVRDGVDAELDELRGLLKNLRGVLASIEEREREATGIKNLKVKYNKVFGYYIDVTNMYKNLVPEHYIRKQTLVGGERYVTEELKELEVKISTADERINDIEYGIFTALIERVGQQLSRMQATASAVAMIDMLCSFAAVSSSNRYVKPEIVSEGVTEITDGRHPVVENMLPDGLFVPNDTKLDLDENMIAIITGPNMAGKSTYMRQVALITIMAQIGCFVPAAKAKIGIADKVFTRVGASDDLSMGQSTFMVEMSEVAYILKNATRQSLVIFDEIGRGTSTYDGMSIARAVIDYVADVTKCRTLFATHYHEITDLEAEMPCVKNYNITVKKRDKLVFLRKIVRGRADDSYGIEVADLAGVPAEVTDRARQILKSLEANGVERRTPAPVPQREAAGGKGAELLEKLRRVQADTLSPIEALKLLYELSAEAKEAEKE, from the coding sequence ATGGCAAGATCACCGATGATCCTTCAATACCTTGCGGTCAAGGAAAAGCATCCCGACCACATCCTGTTCTTCAGGTTGGGGGATTTTTACGAGATGTTTTTTGACGACGCCAAGCTCGCTTCCGGCGTGCTCGACCTCGTGCTGACCGGCAGGGACTGCGGCGACGGCGAACGCGCCCCGATGTGCGGCGTGCCTTACCACGCCTGCGACGCTTATATAGCCAAGCTTATCGCGAAGGGGTACAAGGTCGCAATCTGCGAGCAGATGGAGGATCCCGCGACCGCGAAGGGCATCGTCCGCAGGGAAGTCATACGCATCGTCACGCCCGGCACGGTCATGAGCCCCGACTCGCTCGAGGAGGGCAAAAACAACTATATCGCCTCCGTGCATTCGTCTGAAGACGGGCTCGGAATGTGTTTCGCCGACATAACCACCGGCACTCTCTGCTGCCTTACCGACGGCTCCGAGAAGCGCGTGGAGAAGATAATCAACGAGCTCGGGCGCTTTTCGCCGAGCGAGGTCATCCTTTCCGCCGCGACCAAGCCGATAAAGGAGGTAACGGATTTCCTCGACAGGCGTACCGGCACGGTCATAACCTACGGCACAGGCGACGCGAATATCGACAGCTGCATCCGCATAGTCGAGGATCACTTTCACAAAAACGTGCTCGCGCTCGGCATAAGCGCGATGCCCGCGGTGATAATCGCGCTCGGCAGTCTGCTCGATTACCTCTATGAAACGCAGATGACCGCGATCGCGAACATCACGGATATAACCTTTGTCAGCGAGGACCAGTATATGCTCCTCGACGTCAGCACGCGCCGCAACCTCGAGCTGTGCGAAACCATGCGCACCGGAGAAAAGAAGGGCTCGCTGCTGCACGTCCTCGACCGCACGAAGACGCCTATGGGCAAGCGTATGCTGCGCGGTTCGCTCGAAAAGCCGCTTATGAAGCCGGAATACATCCGTATGCGTCTGAACGCGGTGGAAGCGCTGCTCGCCGACAGCATAAACTTAAGCTCGCTGCGCGAAACGATGAGCGGCGTGCGCGATATCGAGCGCCTCGCCGCGCGCATCGCGTACAGGACAGCGGGGGCGAAGGAGCTTCGCGCGCTCTGCCTTTCGCTGATGCCGCTGCCCGAGATAAAGGCAACGCTCGGCGGCTTCGGCGACCCGATGCTTCAGTCGCTCTGCGAGTGCGTCGACCCGCTCGACGACGTCTGCTCCGATATCGACCGCACGATAACCGACGATCCGCCGGTATCCGTCCGCGAGGGCGGCTTCGTCCGCGACGGCGTGGACGCCGAGCTCGACGAGCTACGGGGACTGCTGAAAAACCTGCGCGGCGTTCTCGCCTCCATCGAGGAGCGCGAGCGCGAAGCGACCGGCATAAAGAATCTGAAAGTCAAATACAACAAAGTCTTCGGTTACTACATAGACGTCACGAATATGTATAAGAACCTCGTGCCGGAGCATTACATCCGCAAGCAGACGCTTGTCGGCGGCGAACGCTACGTCACCGAGGAGCTCAAGGAGCTCGAGGTGAAGATATCCACAGCGGATGAGCGTATAAACGACATAGAATACGGCATCTTCACTGCGCTTATCGAGAGGGTGGGGCAGCAGCTTTCGCGTATGCAGGCGACGGCTTCGGCGGTCGCGATGATAGATATGCTCTGTTCCTTCGCGGCGGTATCGTCGTCGAACAGATACGTCAAGCCCGAGATCGTCAGCGAAGGCGTCACCGAGATAACCGACGGCAGACATCCCGTCGTCGAGAATATGCTGCCGGACGGGCTCTTCGTACCGAACGACACGAAGCTCGACCTCGACGAGAACATGATAGCGATAATCACCGGACCGAATATGGCGGGCAAATCGACCTATATGCGTCAGGTCGCGCTGATAACGATAATGGCGCAAATCGGCTGTTTCGTTCCGGCGGCGAAGGCGAAGATAGGCATCGCCGACAAGGTATTCACCCGCGTCGGCGCATCGGACGATCTCTCTATGGGGCAGTCAACCTTCATGGTCGAGATGAGCGAGGTCGCGTATATACTGAAAAACGCGACGCGGCAGAGTCTCGTCATCTTCGACGAGATCGGGCGCGGCACGTCTACCTACGACGGAATGAGCATCGCCAGAGCGGTCATCGACTACGTCGCGGACGTGACGAAATGCCGCACGCTCTTCGCCACGCATTACCACGAGATCACAGATCTTGAAGCGGAAATGCCCTGTGTCAAGAACTACAACATAACCGTGAAAAAACGCGACAAGCTCGTCTTCCTGCGCAAGATCGTCCGCGGCAGAGCGGACGACAGCTACGGCATCGAGGTCGCCGACCTCGCCGGAGTGCCCGCCGAGGTCACCGATCGCGCGCGTCAGATCCTGAAGAGTCTCGAGGCGAACGGCGTCGAAAGGCGCACTCCCGCGCCGGTCCCGCAGCGCGAAGCCGCGGGGGGAAAGGGCGCGGAGCTTCTGGAAAAGCTGCGCCGCGTGCAGGCGGATACGCTTTCGCCCATCGAGGCGCTGAAGCTGCTTTACGAGCTTTCCGCAGAAGCGAAGGAGGCGGAGAAAGAATGA
- the ileS gene encoding isoleucine--tRNA ligase, with product MHPDYNTTLNLPKTEFSMRANLPQREPELLAKQKQDNFYDTLIKHNEGKPLYVLHDGPPYANGDIHLGHALNKVLKDIIVRYKNMAGYCSPYIPGWDTHGLPIERQVIKKYGPPRGDIVGFRKHCREFALQYVETQKEQFKRLGVIGRFDKPYLTLNPEFEAKQIEIFGKMAEKGYIYKGLKPVYWCPADETALAEAEIEYSDDKCDSIYVKFAVADDKGKLAQYGIDRAKTCFVIWTTTTWTLPGNLAICLGPEFEYNIVSANGEYYIMAKELTESSMKAAGISDYAIAASGIKGSEFEYMTAKHPFLDRESLIIVGDHVTLESGTGCVHTAPGHGEEDFVVCKNYPEIGIVVPVDGKGRLTEEAGRFAGLKTDEANKEIAAYLKETGALFAIEEIIHPYPHCWRCHNPIIYRATEQWFCSVEAIKPQTMEAISTVEWMPKWGEERIRSMVSDRADWCISRQRIWGVPIPIFYCEECGHEHIDPEAIKAVSELFRREGSDAWYSKDAADILPAGTKCSKCGCDKFRKETDIMDVWFDSGSSHAAVLSEENGLSEPCDLYLEGNDQYRGWFQSSLLTSVATAGIAPYRSVLTHGMIIDLEGRKMSKSLGNGISPQDIIKEYGADILRLWISSADYRNDVKVSKEILKQLAEVYRKIRNTERFILGNLYDFDPEKDAVPFGQLAELDKWACYALDALIDKAAKAYDAFDFHVIYHAVYSFCVLDMSSFYLDIIKDRLYVEKADSLSRRAAQTVIYNVLNAIVKIVAPILSFTSEEAWQFIRHTAGEDGRSVFFNDFPKAQGLSAPAEFTAKWDKIIAVRNDVQKALELARAEKKIGASLEAVVTVYADADEKAFLDTVPDLAQLFIVSGVKISCDAAPADAVAGENAGVSVLVAKAEGEKCQRCWAYTGDVGYDEKHPTLCKRCASIIE from the coding sequence ATGCACCCTGATTACAACACCACTCTTAACTTACCCAAGACCGAGTTCTCGATGCGTGCCAACCTGCCGCAGAGAGAACCGGAACTTCTCGCAAAGCAGAAACAGGATAATTTTTACGATACCCTCATTAAGCATAATGAGGGTAAACCCTTATATGTGCTTCACGACGGGCCTCCCTACGCCAACGGCGACATACACCTCGGCCACGCGCTGAACAAGGTGCTGAAGGACATAATCGTCCGCTATAAAAATATGGCGGGCTACTGTTCTCCCTACATTCCCGGCTGGGATACCCACGGTCTGCCCATCGAGCGCCAGGTCATCAAGAAGTACGGCCCGCCGAGAGGGGATATAGTCGGCTTCCGCAAGCACTGCCGCGAGTTCGCGCTGCAGTACGTCGAAACGCAGAAGGAGCAGTTCAAGCGCCTCGGCGTCATCGGCCGCTTCGACAAGCCCTATCTCACGCTCAACCCCGAGTTCGAGGCGAAGCAGATCGAGATCTTCGGCAAAATGGCGGAGAAGGGCTATATCTACAAGGGTCTGAAGCCCGTTTACTGGTGCCCCGCGGACGAAACCGCGCTTGCCGAAGCGGAGATCGAATATTCCGACGACAAGTGCGACTCCATCTACGTCAAGTTCGCCGTCGCGGACGACAAGGGAAAGCTTGCGCAGTACGGGATCGACCGCGCGAAGACCTGCTTCGTTATCTGGACGACCACTACCTGGACCCTGCCCGGCAACCTCGCAATATGCCTCGGTCCGGAGTTTGAATACAACATAGTATCGGCAAACGGCGAATACTATATTATGGCCAAGGAGCTCACCGAGTCCTCGATGAAGGCCGCCGGCATAAGCGACTACGCGATCGCCGCCTCCGGCATCAAGGGCAGCGAGTTCGAGTATATGACCGCGAAGCACCCCTTCCTCGACCGCGAATCGCTTATCATCGTAGGCGACCACGTCACGCTTGAAAGCGGCACCGGCTGCGTACATACCGCTCCCGGCCACGGCGAAGAGGACTTCGTCGTCTGCAAGAACTATCCCGAGATCGGCATCGTCGTTCCCGTCGACGGGAAGGGCAGACTGACCGAGGAAGCGGGCAGGTTCGCCGGCCTGAAGACCGACGAGGCGAACAAAGAGATCGCCGCGTATCTGAAAGAAACCGGCGCGCTCTTTGCGATAGAGGAGATAATCCACCCCTATCCGCACTGCTGGCGCTGCCACAACCCGATAATCTACCGCGCCACTGAGCAGTGGTTCTGCTCCGTCGAGGCGATAAAGCCGCAGACTATGGAAGCGATCTCCACCGTCGAGTGGATGCCCAAATGGGGAGAAGAGAGGATTCGCTCCATGGTCAGCGACCGCGCAGACTGGTGCATCTCCCGTCAGCGCATCTGGGGCGTTCCGATCCCGATCTTCTACTGCGAGGAATGCGGCCACGAGCATATCGACCCCGAAGCGATCAAAGCGGTTTCCGAGCTTTTCCGCAGAGAAGGATCCGACGCGTGGTACTCCAAAGACGCCGCGGATATCCTTCCCGCCGGCACGAAGTGTTCCAAGTGCGGCTGCGATAAGTTCCGCAAGGAAACCGACATTATGGACGTCTGGTTCGACTCCGGCAGTTCCCACGCCGCCGTTCTGAGCGAAGAGAACGGCCTTTCTGAGCCCTGCGACCTCTATCTCGAGGGCAACGACCAGTACAGGGGCTGGTTCCAGTCGTCGCTGCTGACCTCCGTCGCCACCGCGGGCATCGCTCCTTACCGCAGCGTCCTTACTCACGGCATGATAATCGACCTCGAGGGCAGGAAGATGTCCAAGTCGCTCGGCAACGGCATCTCGCCGCAGGACATCATCAAGGAATACGGCGCGGATATCCTCCGTCTGTGGATCTCCTCCGCCGACTACCGCAACGACGTCAAGGTCTCCAAGGAGATACTCAAGCAGCTCGCGGAGGTCTACCGCAAGATAAGAAACACCGAGCGCTTTATTCTCGGCAACCTTTACGACTTCGATCCGGAGAAGGACGCCGTTCCGTTCGGTCAGCTTGCCGAGCTTGACAAGTGGGCGTGCTACGCGCTCGACGCGCTTATCGACAAGGCGGCGAAGGCGTACGACGCTTTCGACTTCCACGTCATCTACCACGCCGTTTACAGCTTCTGCGTGCTCGATATGTCGTCATTCTACCTCGACATAATCAAAGACCGCCTCTACGTCGAGAAGGCGGATTCGCTCTCGCGCAGAGCCGCGCAGACGGTCATTTATAACGTGCTGAACGCCATCGTGAAGATAGTCGCGCCGATCCTTTCCTTCACCTCTGAGGAGGCGTGGCAGTTCATCCGCCACACCGCCGGCGAAGACGGAAGAAGCGTGTTCTTCAACGACTTCCCGAAGGCGCAGGGACTCTCCGCACCCGCGGAGTTCACCGCCAAGTGGGATAAGATCATCGCCGTCCGCAACGACGTGCAGAAGGCGCTCGAGCTCGCCCGCGCCGAGAAGAAGATCGGCGCCTCGCTCGAAGCGGTCGTCACCGTCTATGCAGACGCGGACGAAAAGGCGTTCCTCGATACCGTTCCGGATCTCGCGCAGCTATTCATCGTCTCCGGCGTGAAGATCAGCTGCGACGCCGCTCCCGCGGACGCCGTGGCGGGTGAGAACGCGGGCGTTTCCGTCCTCGTCGCGAAGGCGGAGGGCGAGAAGTGCCAACGCTGCTGGGCGTACACCGGCGACGTCGGATACGACGAAAAGCACCCGACGCTCTGCAAGCGCTGCGCGTCGATCATAGAGTAA
- the hfq gene encoding RNA chaperone Hfq, with the protein MPKSQNLQDLFLNACRKENAQVTVFLKNGFQFNGTVKAFDSFTVLLISGGKQMMVYKHAISTVVPAVHVNMEPVEVA; encoded by the coding sequence ATGCCAAAGTCGCAGAACTTGCAGGATCTGTTCCTCAACGCTTGCAGAAAAGAGAACGCGCAGGTAACTGTCTTCCTGAAAAACGGTTTTCAGTTCAACGGCACTGTCAAGGCGTTTGACAGCTTTACCGTTTTGCTGATTTCCGGCGGGAAGCAGATGATGGTCTATAAGCACGCGATTTCCACCGTTGTTCCGGCGGTACACGTGAATATGGAGCCGGTTGAGGTAGCATAA